A genome region from Nicotiana tabacum cultivar K326 chromosome 13, ASM71507v2, whole genome shotgun sequence includes the following:
- the LOC107783887 gene encoding acyl-coenzyme A oxidase 2, peroxisomal, translating to MELQKISLKGVQNTEANQETVNRRIQRLTLHLNPVQDVPPVHLELLTCASGKAKAINVSTVTLSEYMRGKHRDIQEQVFAYFNSRPELQTPIEISKDEHRELCMKQLVGLVREGGIRPFRYVVEDPAKYFAIVEAVGSVDMSLGIKMGVQYSLWGGSVINLGTKKHRDKYFNGIDNVDYPGCFAMTELHHGSNVQGLQTIATFDPLTDEFIIDTPNDGALKWWIGNAAVHGKFATVFAKLMLPTHDTKGVTDMGVHAFIVPIRDMKTHKTLPGVEIHDCGHKVGLNGVDNGALRFRSVRIPRDNLLNRFGDVSRDGKYTSSLPSISKRFAATLGELVGGRVGLAYSSVGVLKIAVVIATRYSLLRQQFGPPKQPEVSILDYQSQQHKLMPMLASTYAFHFATLHLVEKYSEMKKSRDEELIGDVHALSAGLKAYITSYTAKSLSTCREACGGHGYAAVNRFGSLRNDHDIFQTFEGDNTVLLQQVAGLLLKQYGEKFRGGQLTVTWNYLRQSMNSYLAQPNPVTARWEGEAHLRDPNFQLDAFRYRTSRLLQSVAIRLQKHSKTLGGFGAWNRCLNHLLTLAESHIESFILEKFIEAVKNYPDENSRAALKLVCDLYALNRIWNDIGTYRNVDYVAPNKAKAIHKLTEYLCFQVKNVARELVDAFDLPDYVTRAPIGVQAASEAYSQYTQIVGF from the exons ATGGAGCTTCAAAAGATCAGCTTAAAGGGTGTCCAAAACACTGAAGCAAATCAAGAAACCGTAAACCGGCGAATCCAACGGTTGACTTTACACCTGAACCCGGTTCAGGACGTCCCTCCGGTTCACTTAGAGCTGCTAACGTGCGCGTCGGGGAAGGCGAAGGCGATTAACGTGAGCACTGTAACACTGTCGGAATACATGCGAGGGAAGCATAGGGATATACAAGAACAAGTATTTGCTTACTTCAATTCAAGGCCAGAACTTCAGACGCCAATTGAGATATCAAAAGATGAACACAGAGAATTGTGCATGAAACAGCTTGTGGGGTTGGTAAGAGAAGGTGGTATAAGGCCGTTTAGGTATGTGGTTGAAGATCCGGCTAAGTATTTTGCTATTGTTGAAGCTGTTGGAAGTGTTGACATGTCACTTGGCATCAAAATGGGTGTTCAATACAG TCTTTGGGGAGGTTCTGTCATCAACTTGGGAACTAAAAAGCACAGAGACAAATACTTTAATGGTATAGACAATGTGGACTACCCTGGCTGCTTTGCAATGACAGAACTTCATCATG GTTCAAATGTTCAAGGTCTTCAGACAATTGCCACCTTTGATCCTCTCACAGATGAATTCATAATTGACACGCCAAATGATGGGGCTTTAAAGTGGTGGATTGGTAATGCTGCTGTTCATGGAAAATTTGCAACAGTTTTTGCAAAACTGATGTTGCCAACTCATGATACAAAAGGTGTTACCGACATGGGTGTTCATGCATTTATTGTTCCGATTAGGGATATGAAGACCCACAAGACACTGCCAGGGGTTGAAATACATGATTGTGGCCATAAAGTTGGCTTGAATGGAGTAGATAACGGTGCATTGAGATTTCGCTCAGTAAGAATTCCACGAGATAACCTTCTTAATCGATTTGGAGACGTCTCACGGGATGGGAAATACACTAGCAGCCTGCCTTCAATTAGCAAACGATTTGCTgccacacttggagaacttgttGGTGGTAGAGTTGGCCTTGCGTATTCTTCTGTGGGTGTCCTCAAGATTGCTGTTGTTATTGCAACAAGATATTCTCTGCTACGCCAGCAATTCGGTCCTCCCAAACAACCTGAAGTTAGTATACTTGACTACCAATCTCAGCAGCACAAGCTTATGCCAATGTTGGCTTCAACGTACGCATTCCATTTTGCCACACTGCATCTGGTGGAGAAATATTCTGAAATGAAGAAGTCTCGTGATGAAGAACTGATAGGGGATGTACATGCACTTTCGGCAGGGCTTAAGGCCTATATCACTTCTTACACAGCAAAGTCATTGAGCACATGTAGAGAAGCTTGTGGCGGCCATGGTTATGCCGCTGTCAATAGGTTTGGAAGTTTGAGGAATGATCATGACATATTTCAGACATTTGAGGGGGACAACACTGTTCTTCTACAGCAG GTAGCCGGTCTTCTATTGAAGCAGTACGGGGAGAAATTCCGAGGTGGGCAGCTCACTGTTACGTGGAACTACCTAAGACAATCCATGAATTCTTACCTCGCTCAGCCTAACCCAGTAACTGCTAGATGGGAAGGCGAAGCTCACCTACGAGATCCTAACTTCCAATTGGATGCTTTTAGG TATCGTACATCAAGATTGCTTCAAAGTGTAGCTATCCGGCTTCAGAAGCACTCCAAGACTCTTGGAGGATTTGGTGCTTGGAATAGATGCTTAAATCACCTCTTGACACTTGCAGAGTCTCATATTGAATCCTTCATCCTTGAAAAATTCATTGAAGCTGTCAAGAA TTACCCTGATGAAAACTCTCGTGCTGCCCTAAAACTCGTGTGTGATCTTTATGCCTTGAATAGAATCTGGAATGACATAGGAACTTACCGCAATGTGGACTACGTGGCTCCCAACAAAGCTAAG GCAATTCACAAGTTAACAGAATATCTATGCTTCCAAGTTAAGAATGTCGCAAGGGAACTTGTTGACGCCTTTGATCTTCCAGATTATGTTACTCGTGCTCCAATCGGTGTGCAGGCTGCATCAGAAGCTTATTCACAGTATACTCAGATTGTTGGTTTTTAG